The Oryzihumus leptocrescens sequence TCAGGTATGTCGCTGTCCTCCAGCGCGGTGCCCGGGTCACGGGCGTCACTCTAGGCGGCGTGGATGTGTGCGGTCAGACCGCCGCCCGTGCCCCCGTCCACGGCTCGCGCCGTGCCCGCAGCCCGGCCACCCGGTCGGCACGGACCAGACCCGCGGCGACGAGCGCGGAGACCGCTCGCTGCTCCTGCCGGTCCAGCGGCATGTCGGCGGACAACGGGGCCGTGAGGGCCGTCACGACGCAGTCGGCGCACTGGCTGCCCCGGACGGGGCAGGTGTCACAGTCGACGATCATCGCTGGCCTCCTCCCTGCACTGGTCGGCGGGCCCGAGGGTCGGACCTGCCCGTGCCCAGCACGCTAGGAGCCCGGTCTGACAGGCCTTGCCCTGCGCGGCCCTGACCTGCCCCGGCGCACGACTGACCGCCACCCCGCCCGCGACTCGCCCGCGACCGGCGCAGCGAGGCCGGGCGCCAGGGCGCCGGGGGCCGCCGGGTCCCCGTCACCGCGTGCCGCGCGACGGCCTGTCGGCGGCACGGCATACGGTCCTTGCCATGCAGGGCGTCCAAGGCACACTCGACGAGCTCGGCACCCCCTTGGCGGGGGTGACGTTCGTCGTGGTCGACCTCGAGACCACCGGTGGCAGCCCCGCCGGCGCGCACATCACCGAGATCGGCGCGGTCAAGGTCCGCGCCGGCGAGGTGCTCGGCGAGTTCCAGACGCTGGTCAACCCCGGCGAGCCGATCCCGGCGTTCATCTCCCTGCTCACCGGCATCACCGACCGCATGGTCGCCGACTCCCCGCGCATCAACACGGCCGTCCCGGCGTTCCTCGAGTTCGCCCGCGGCAGCGTGCTCGTGGCCCACAACGCCCCGTTCGACGTGTCCTTCCTCAAGGCCGCGGCAGCGCTGACCGGACACGAGTGGCCCGGCTTCCGGGTCGTCGACACCGCGCACCTGGCGCGGCAGCTGGTCACCAAGGACGAGGCACGCGACCGCAAGCTCGGCACCCTGGCGCGGCTGTTCGGCGCGGCCACCACACCCGACCACCGGGCGCTGCACGACGCCCGGGCCACGGTCGACGTGCTGCACGGCCTGCTCTCCCGGGTCGGCAACCTCGGGGTGCTGACCCTCGAGGAGCTGAGCAGCTTCTCCTCGAGGGTGTCCGCGGCGCAGCGGCGCAAGCGCCACCTCGCCGAGGGCCTGCCGCACTCCCCGGGGGTCTACCTGTTCAAGGACGGCAAGGGGCGGGTGCTCTACGTCGGCACCTCCCGCGACATCCGCACCCGGGTGCGCACCTACTTCACCGCCTCGGAGCAGCGCACGCGCATGGCCGAGATGGTCGGCATCGCCGAGAGCGTCACCCCGGTGGTGTGCCAGACGCCACTGGAGGCCGAGGTGCGCGAGCTGCGGCTCATCGCCGAGCACAAGCCGCGCTACAACCGCCGCTCCCGCCACCCCGAGCGCGCGCCGTGGGTCAAGCTGACCGTGGAGCCGTTCCCCCGGTTGAGCATCGTGCGCGAGGTGCGCGACGACGGGGCCCGCTACGTCGGGCCCTTCTCCTCGCGCCACGCCGCCGAGGCGGCGATCGCCGCGGTCCACGAGGTGGTGCCGCTGCGGCAGTGCACCAAGCGGCTCAGCCTGCGGGGCACCTCCTCGGGCTGCGCGCTCTCCGAGATGGGCCGCTGCGGCGCCCCGTGCACCGGCGCCCAGGACGTCGAGTCCTACGCCCAGGTCGTCGAGCGGGTGGCCAGCGTCATCGGCGGCGATGCACGCGAGGTCGTGGCCGCCCTGCACCGTCGCATGGACCTGCTGGCCAGCCAGGAGCGGTTCGAGGACGCCGGGGAGGTGCGCGACCGGATGCTGCACCTGGTCCGGGCCGCCGCCCGGGCCCAGCGCATCGCGCCGCTGGCCCGCAGCGCCGAGGTCGTCGCCGCCCGCCGCGCCGAGGCCGGCGGCTGGGAGGTCATCTGCGTCCGTCACGGGCGGCTCGCCGGCACGAGCGTGAGCCCCCGCGGCGCCGACCCCATGCCCTACATCGAGGCACTCAGGGCCAGCGCCGAGGTCGTCTCCCCCGGGCCCGGTCCGGCGCCCGCCGCCTACCCGGAGGAGACCGAGAAGGTGCTGCGCTGGCTGGAGTCGCCCGGGGTGCGCATCGTCAGCATCGAGGGCGAGTGGACCTGCCCGACCCACGGCGCCGGCGCCGCCCGGGCCCGGCTCGAGCCGCTGGCCGCTGCGGCGCGCGACGTGGTGCCGTTCGACGAGCCCGGCGGTCCGGGGCTGCGGCACCAGCCGCCGGCCGCGGTCATGTCCGCCGCGGGCTAGGGTGTCACCGTGATTTCCGCCATCGTGCTGATCAACGCCGAGGTCGACCGGATCCCCGAGGTCGCCGCCGCCATCGCCGAGATCGACGGCGTGAGCGAGGTCTACTCGGTCACCGGGGACGTCGACCTCATCGCCATGGTCCGTGTGCAGCAGCACGAGCAGTTCGCCGACGTGATCGCCGACCGGCTCAACAAGGTCCAGGGCGTCCTCGGCACCCAGACGCACATCGCGTTCCGCACCTACTCCCGGCACGACCTCGAGGCAGCGTTCAGCCTCGGCCTCGACGACGCCTGACCCGGGCACGCGGCGCCCCTGACAGCAGGCGCCGCGGGGCGCGAAGGTCGGGTACGACGGTCAGTCGCGGGTCGCCGCAACCCAGCGCGCGACGACCTCGGTCGCCGCGCCCTCGTCGATCGCCCGCTCGGCCCGGTCCATCCCCGCCCGCACCTGCGCGGTGAACGCGGCGTGGTCCATGCCGGTACGCGCGGCCGAGCCTGCGCCCGTGCCCGCGTCGGCGCCCGCGCCGGGACCCCCCTGGGGGTCCTGCTCGGTGAGGGCGAGCGCGATACCGGCGTTGAGGACGACCGCGTCGCGCACCGGCCCGCGCTGGCCTCCGAACACGTCACGCACGACGCCGGCGTTGTGGACCGCGTCCCCGCCGCGCAGGGACTCCAGCGGGTGCAGCTCGAGGCCGAGCTCGCGCGGGTCGAGCGTGTACTCGCGCACCACGCCACCGCGGACCCACCACACCGAGGACGTGGTGGAGACGGTCAGCTCGTCGAGGCTGTCATCGCCCCGGAAGACCACCGCGTCCTTGCCCCGGCCGGCGAACACCCCCGCCATGAGCGGCGCCAGCCGCGCGTCGGCGACACCCACGGCCGCGTAGGTGGGCTGGGCCGGGTTGGTCAGCGGGCCGAGGGCGTTGAAGGCGGTCCCGATGCCCAGGTCGCGCCGGGGCGCCGCCGTGTGGCGGAACGAGGGGTGGAACGTCTGCGCGAAGCAGAACGTGATGCCGGCCCGCTCGGCGACCTCGACCACGCGCTCCGGCGGGATCGTGAGGTTGACCCCGAGCGCTTCGAGCACGTCGGCCGAACCGGAGCTGGAGGACGCCGCCCGGTTGCCGTGCTTGACCACCTTGATGCCGGCGGCCGCACACACGATCGAGGCCATGGTCGAGATGTTGACCGTGTGCGCCCGGTCGCCGCCGGTGCCGACGATGTCCAGGCTGGGCCCGGCGACCTCGATGCGGTTGGCGTGCTGCAGCATCATGTCCGCCAGGCCGCGCATCTCCTCGACCGTCTCGCCCTTGGCGCGTAGCGCCACGAGGAAGCCGGCCACCTGGGCGGGCGTGGCCTCACCGCTCATGATGCGGTCCATCGCCCACGCCGCGTCAGCCGAGCTCAGGTCCTGCCCGGCGAGCAGCGACGTGAACACCGCCGGCCAGGTCGTCGTCCCGGACGCCGGCGTGTCCGCAGCCACGTCAGCTGCCGGAGGTGGAGGTCCCCGCCGCACGAGCCAGCTCCGCGACGGCCTGGGCCACCGCGATCGGGTCGAGCGGGTGGGGAACGGCCAGGTCGGCCTGCGACCACGCCGCGAGCCAGCCGTCCTGCGGGCGGCCGGTCAGCACGAGGACGGGCGGGCAGTTGTAGATCTCGTTCTTGAGCTGGCGGCACAGGCCCAGACCACCGGTCGGGGCAGCCTCACCGTCGAGGATGAGCAGGTCGAAACCGCCCTGCTCCACCGCCTCGATGACGGCCGGGGCCGTCGCGCACTCGCGCCAGGAGGCGACCTCGACGTCCCGGGCGGGACGTCGGCCCACCGCCACGCGCACGGCGTCACGGGTGGCCACGTCGTCGCTGTAGAGCAGCACCTGGATGCGGTGCGGCACCGTCGAGCCGGCCGCGGTGGGTGCGCCCTCGATCGCAGCGGAAGGAGCCGACGGAGCGTGCGAAACGGTCATGGGCCAGATGCTACCGAAGGCGTTCGGGCGCAACGATGACGGCCGCCAGCAGCGGCGTCGCGCGTGATGACGGGGCCCCGGGTGCATTGACCGGGGGGTCGCCGACCCACCTCCGAGGGAATGGGGCAATAATGGCCGCCGTGGCGACCGCATCAGCAGTTCACTCCAGTACCCCGGCAGGCACGATCCCCGGCCACGGCCCGGTGACCCGACCGAACATGACCTCGGTGGGCACCATCGTGTGGCTGGCGAGCGAGCTCATGTTCTTCGCAGGCCTGTTCGCGATGTACTTCACCATCCGCTCCGTCTCCCCCGAGCTGTGGAAGACGCAGACCGAGCACCTCAACGTGCCCTACGCGACGGTCAACACCCTCGTGCTGGTCATCTCGTCGGTGTGGTGCCAGCTCGGCGTGTTCAAGGCCGAGCACGGCCAGCCGGCGCGCACGGGCTCGCTGCTGCAGCTGAGCAAGTGGGGCATGCGCGAGTGGTACGTCCTGACCTACGTGTTCGGCGCGATCTTCGTCTCCGGCCAGGTGCTGGAGTACGCCACGCTCGTCCACGAGGGGCTGTCGATCTCGGCCAACGCCTACGGCTCGGTCTTCTACCTGACGACGGGCTTCCACGCCCTGCACGTCACCGGTGGCCTGCTGGCGTTCCTGCTGATCATCGGCCGCACCTTCACGACCCGCCGCTACACCCACGCACAGGCCACGGGCGCCATCGTCACCTCGTACTACTGGCACTTCGTCGACGTGGTGTGGATCGCGCTGTTCGCGACCATCTACCTGCTCAAGTGACCCTGACCGTGACCCCCGACCTCCGCACCGACGCCGACAGGACCGCACTGTGAACGCACTGGCCGCCCGCCGCCGCCACCCGGCGGCGATCGTCATCCTCCTGCTGCTGGGGCTGGTCGCCATGGGTGGGCTCTACGCCGCCCTCGCGCCCAAGCCCGCGCAGGCGGCGACCGCCACCGCCGATGACGTTGCCGAGGGCAAGAAGCTCTTCCTGGCCAACTGCGCCACCTGCCACGGCCTCAACGCCGAGGGCAGCAAGGCCGGCCCGACCCTGGTCGGTGTGGGTGCCGCCGCCGTCGACTTCCAGGTCGGCACCGGCCGTATGCCGCTCGCCGGGCCCGCGGTCCAGGCCAAGCGCAACAGCGACGTGAAGTTCACCGACCAGCAGATCGCGCAGATGGCGGCCTACGTCGCCTCGCTCGCCCCGGGGCCGGCCGTGCCGGACGCGGCCGACACCAGCGGCAACGGTGACGTCGCCAAGGGCGCGGAGCTGTTCCGCGTCAACTGCGCCATGTGCCACAACTTCGCCGGCTCCGGTGGCGCGCTGACCCGCGGCAAGTTCGCCCCGAGCCTGCGCAACGTCGAGGGCAAGCACATCTACGAGGCCATGCTCACCGGCCCGCAGTCGATGCCCGTCTTCAACGACACCAACCTGTCCCCCACGGACAAGAACAACATCATCAGCTACCTGCACTCGGTCGACAAGGCTGAGAACCCGGGCGGTCTGAGCCTGGGCAACCTCGGTCCCGTCTCCGAGGGCCTGTTCGTCTGGATCTTCGGCATCGGCATCCTCATCGCGTGCGCCGTGTGGCTGGGCTCCAAGGCAGCGTGACGATGGCTGCACCACTGCATGACACGCGACTGACCGACCGCGAATCGACAGGATCGACCACACGATGAACGAACACGGCACCGAGGCCCCGGACGGCACGTCCACCGAGGCCGTCCGCCTCGACCAGGGGCACATCGAAGGCACCGGGGGCATCCCGGAGCGCTTCACCAACCCCGGTCTCCCGGCGCACATCCACCGCTCGGCGGATGTCGACGAGAAGGCCGCCCGCAAGGCCGAGAAGCAGGTGGCGACGCTCTTCACGCTGTCGATCATCGGCACGCTGGTCTTCATCGTGGCCTACTTCGCCATCGACCACAGGACCCAGGTCTTCATGCCGGGCATCGGCCTGGCCAACCTGCAGAACGTCGTCCTCGGCGTCAGCCTGGCTGTCAGCCTCTTCATGATCGGCGCCGGCGCGGTCCACTGGGCCAAGACGCTCATGCCCGACGAGGAGGTCGTGGAGGAGCGCCACACGCTGCGCTCCCAGGACGAGGACCGCACCGCGGCCGTCGACACCATCCTCGGCGGTGGCGACCAGGCCCAGCTCGGCCGTCGCCCGCTGATCAAGTACACCCTCGGTGGCGCCCTCGGCCTGTTCGCGGTGCCGCTGGTGCTCCAGGTGGCTGGTGGCCTCGGCCCGTTGCCCGGCGACGCGCTGTCCACGACGTTCTGGCGCAAGGGCATGAAGCTCATGCGCGACCCCGAGGGCACCCCGATCAAGGCCACCGACGTCACGATCGGATCGGTCTTCCACGTCATGCCCGAGGGCATCGACAAGAGCGAGCACGTCCTCGAGGAGAAGGGCAAGGCCGCGGTCCTGCTCATGCGCCTCGACCCGGACGACATCAAGGTGGCCAAGGAGCGCGACTGGGGTCACGATGGGATCGTGGCCTACTCGAAGATCTGCACCCACGTGGGTTGCCCCGTGGGCCTCTACGAGCAGCAGACGCACCACCTGCTGTGCCCCTGCCACCAGTCGACGTTCGACGTGACGCAGGACTGCAAGGTCATCTTCGGCCCGGCCGGCCGGCCCCTGCCGCAGCTGAAGATCACGGTTGACAACGAGGGCTACCTCGTTGCGGACTCACCCTTCCGCGAGGCGGTTGGCCCGAGCTTCTGGGAGCGCGGTTCATGAGCACCACCACTACCCCCAAGGGCGCAGCGAGCCTGCGCGCCAACGACGCCAAGCCGGCCGAGGCCGTCGCTGGTCCCCTGAAGGTCGCCGGAGGCGTGGGCGGCTGGTTCGATGACCGTACGGGCATCGCCAAGCCGGTCCGCCACCTGCTGAAGAAGGTCTTCCCGGACCACTGGTCGTTCATGCTCGGCGAGATCGCGATGTACTCCCTCGTGATCCTGCTGCTGTCGGGCACCTTCCTGACCTTCTGGTTCGTCCCGAGCGCGGGCCACGTGATCTACAACGGGTCACACGTCCCGCTCAAGGGCATCTCCATGAGCGAGGCCTACAAGTCCACGCTGGACATCTCGTTCGACGTCCGCGGTGGCCTGATCATCCGTCAGATCCACCACTGGGCAGCCCTGCTGTTCATCGTGTCGATCATGGTCCACATGTTCCGGGTGTTCTTCACCGGCGCGTTCCGCAAGCCGCGTGAGATCAACTGGGTCATCGGCACCATCCTGTCGATGCTGGCCATCGTCGAGGGCTTCGCCGGCTACTCGCTGCCGGACGACCTGCTCTCGGGCACCGGTCTGCGGGCTGCTGAGGGCTTCATGCAGTCGATCCCGGTCCTGGGCTCCTACATCGCCTACTTCGTCTTCGGCGGTGCGTTCCCGGGCGAGGCGATCATCCCCCGCCTCTACACCGTCCACGTGCTGCTGATCCCGGCGATCATCGTGGGCCTGTTCACCGCCCACATCGTGCTGGTCATGGTGCACAAGCACACCCAGTACCCCGGGCCGGGCCGCACGAACGAGAACGTCGTGGGCTACCCGCTCATGCCGGTCTACATCGCCAAGGCCGGTGGCTTCTTCTTCATCGTCTTCGGTGTCACCGCCCTGATCTCGGCCCTGGTCACGATCAACCCGATCTGGATGTACGGCCCCTACGACCCCTCACCGGTCACCGCGGGTTCGCAGCCTGACTGGTACATGGGCTTCGCCGACGGCGCCCTGCGCCTGATGCCGGGCTGGACCGAGCTGCACTTCTGGGGCTTCACGCTCGGGCTGAACGTCTTCATCCCGGCGATCCTGCTGATCCCGGTGCTGTACGGCCTCGCCGGCGCCTACCCCTTCCTCGAGGCGTGGGTCACCGGTGACAAGCGCGAGCACCACCTGCTGGACCGCCCGCGCAACGCCCCGACGCGCACCGGCATCGGCGTCATGGCCCTGGTCTTCTACGGCATCCTGTTCTTCGCCGCGGGCAACGACCTGATCGCCATCAAGCTGGGCCTGTCGATCAACGACATCACCAACACCTTCCGGGTGCTGCTGCTCGTCGCTCCCCCGCTGGCCTTCTGGGTCACCAAGCGGATCTGCCTGAGCCTGCAGCGCCGTGACCGCGACCTGGTCCTGCACGGTCGCGAGACCGGCCGGATCGTCCGCACCGCCGAGGGCCGCTTCTTCGAGGTCCACGAGCCGCTGGGCGAGCTCGAGCGCTGGACGCTGGTGCAGCACGAGGCTCACCGTCCGCTCGAGCTCGGCTCCTCGGTAGACGCCAACGGTGTCCGCCGCCCGGGCGCGGCCATGGAGCGGATGCGGGCCAAGCTCTCGAAGTTCTACTTCGAGGACCGGGTTGACCCCGTCACCCCCGCCGAGCTGGCTGCCGCCCACCACGACGGCCACGAGGAGGAGGCACTGCACTCCATCGAGGGTCGCCCGCAGTGGGTCGGTCAGCTGCACGGTGGCGCGGACGAGCGCGACGACGTCGACGCCTACGCCCCGCACGAAGAGGAGGGCTCGGAGACCAGCACCCGCTGATCACCACAGCCCATGAGGAAGGCCCCCGACCAGCTGGCCGGGGGCCTTCCTCGTCCCCGGCCCCCGCACCACCCTTGGGCATGCCGTGCCCCTGGCTCCCCGAGTCCGCACGCTGCGGACGGCTGACTCCCTGTCCCGCGCTTCGTGTGCTCTCCGGTCCGGCGCAGATCTCTCCCCTGCGCGGGCGCAGCAGCACGCGACCACGGACATGCCGCTGGCCCGGCCCTGCTCGGGCCGGGTGCGGGGCGGGGGCCTCAGGTGTGCCAGGTGACCCCGGTCGCGGTGACCGTCGCGGTCCAGCCGCGCTGGTGCACGATCGTGTGGTGCCGCCCGCACAACAGGGCCGCGTTGCCGACGTCGGTGGCCCCGCCGTTGGCCCAGTGGATGACGTGGTGCCCGTCGCACCACCACGGCGGGGCGTGACAGCCCGGGATGGTGCAGCCCTGGTCCCTCTGCCAGAGGTACTTCAGCTGGGCCGGGGTGAAAAGCCTTCTTGTGCGGCCGAGGTCGAGGACCTCCCCCTGGGTGCCCAGCACCACCGGGATGACCGCGGCGTCGCAGGCGATCCGGCGCACCGTCTCCGGACCCAACAGGCTCCCGCTGCCCAGCACCGATCCGGACCCGCAGGCGTCCTTGAGGTCCTGGAAGTCCATGGCCACGAAGACCTGCGCCTTGGTCTGCACCGGCACCTCACCCCCGGCGGCCGTGGACCGGCGGCAGGCCTCGACCAGGGCGTCCCCGCGCCGCTGATCGCTGCTCCGCAGGTCGCTGATGCCGTCGACCGGGTACGGCGCGGACAACGGCCCGATCGCCGCCTCCAACACGCTCGCCCCCTCGGGGTCCAGACGCAGCTGGTACTCCACCATCCCGTCATCGGCCCGGCCCGCCGACAACGACACCCCGTGCTTGAGCCGGTCCTGGCGGACCTGGAACTCCTGATCCCGCCCGTAGGCGGCGATGATCCGCTCCCGCAACCCCCGCACCTCCCGCGGCCCCGCCTCCTCGGCGACCTGAAGGAACCCCTCCCACACCGTGGGCAGAGCCTGCGGCGTCAACCGGGGACCGAGCTTGTGCATCTCCGCCAGCACGACCGCCGCGCAGCGCACCCCCACCCGGCCGGCCAGCACGCACCCCCGCAGCCGCCGCACCGACCCGTGGTCCAACACGTGCGCCGCGCCCGCCCCGACCGGGCGGCCCACGCAGGCCTGGGCGACCTTGACCAGGTCACCGGCCCCACCGGCCCGGTAGGACGGCGCCCACTCCAGCACCCACCCCGCCGCCGTTGAGCAGGTCGAGGAGGCCACCTCGCCCCGCTCCAGGCCCTCGCCGAGCACCGAGACCTGGGCCGCGTCCACCAACCGCCGCAGCACATCCAGCCGACCCATCGCCGGACCCAGATCCGCGCCCCGGCACTGGTGCACCACCTCGGCCAGCCCGGTCAACGCCTCCGCCGCCGCATCCACCACCGCCAACCGGTCCGCGAACAACACCACGGCCCCGTCACCCGGAGCAGCACCTGCCGACCCTGCACCACCAGACGATTCCGACCCCGCCGCGGGCACGCCACCAGACCCGCTGGCCACGGCCCCCTGACGACGATCCCCCTGATGCATAATTCGAACATACATTCGACCACTGGCAGGCTGCACACACCGTTCACACCCCTGGCCCCCGCGGGCGCGAGCGAGCCCGACGCTCCCGACCACACGGCATACAGGGCAGTGGATGAGAGGCTGCGGGGCATGGGATTCCGGATGACGCGCCAGGAGTTCGAGGACGCCGTCGGCGACGCGCTCGATGAGGTCCCCGCCGAGCTGCTCGACCTGATGGACAACGTCGTCTTCCTGGTCGAGGACGAGCCGCCGGACCAGGACCCGGACCTGCTCGGCGTCTACGACGGCACTCCCCTGACCGAGCGCGGCGACGCCTGGGCCATGGGGTCGCTCCCGGACCGGATCACGCTGTTCCAGGGCCCCTTGCAGCGCATGTGCGAGGACCGCGAGGAGCTGCTCGAGGAGATCGCCGTGACCGTCGTGCACGAGATCGCGCACCACTTCGGGATCGACGACGACCGGCTCCACGCGCTCGGCTGGGACTGACCAGCCACGACACCGTCGTCGGTCAGCGACCCAGCGCACCGATCTCGCACGCCACTCGACCGCTTCGGGGGCACGCCCACACCGGGACGCCGTCCCAAAGCGTGGGAGCCAGGGGGTGCGTGTCGGGGTGCTCGGGGCACCCTGGCCACGAGGTCGAACGCCTGAGCCCCCACAGCTGCTCGACAACCCACTCCTGGACCTGGTCGGCCGCCCGCACCACCCGCTCGGCAGGCGGGTCGTCCGCCAGCACCCACACACCCCAGATCGAGCCGTCCGGCGCGTGCATCTCTGCCCACAGCTGTTCCGGGGCAACCGGGTCGCTCCCTGCCCACGTCGGCCTCGGGTCGTCAGCCCAGGACCGGTCGCAGATCTCGGGCACCACGCCCACCGTCGACCGCGCGTCGCGCAGCACCGGTTCCAGCGCCTCCACCAGGCGTGGGTCCACGTCGCCCTCCTCGTGACCTTCTCCCCCGTGCGATCGAGGATAGGCAGGCACACGGCATACCGGTGCCGGACACGACAGCGGGGCCGCACCCCGGCGGGTGCGGCCCCGCTGGAGGAGCAGGCCGGTCAGGCCAGGGCGCTCTGGGCCTTCCACTGGCTGAAGGAGTACATCCAGATGCCGTAGCCCTCGGTGGGCTGGAACGGGCGGTTGGACCCGGTGAACTTCACGACGTCGCCGACCTTGGAGTGCTCGAACATCCACTGCGCGTCGGCCGGTGCCATGTTGGTGCAGCCGTGGGAGACGTTGGCGTTGCCCTGCGCGCCGACCGACCACGGGGCCGAGTGGACGAACTCGCCGGTCCAGGTAAGGCGCATCGCCCACTTGGTGTCGATCTTGTAGTAGCCCGGCTTGCCCTTGGGGATGCCGATCGTGGTCGAGTCCATGGTGACGTCGCCGTCGCGGGAGATGATGACCTTGGTGCCGTAGCGGGTCTCGGTCTTCGGTCCGGGACGCCCGGTGCTCACCTTGAACGTGCGCAGCACCGCGCCGTTCTGGCGGACCGTCATGGTGTGGGCGTTCATGTCGACCGTGGAGACCATCGAGGACCCGACGGTGAAGCTGGTGGTGTGGTCGGCGGCCACCCACTTGCCCTCACCGGTCTGGACGCCGTGCAACGGCGCGGTGACCGTCACGTGGGTGCCGGGGAGCCAGTAGCTCTTCGGCCGCCACATCAGCTGGCGGTTGTCCAGCCAGCCCCAGGCGCCCTCCTGCTTGGGGCTGACCGAGATCCTCATCAGCTTCTCGACCTGCGCCCGCTCGGTCTTGGTCGCGACCGGGGAGTCGAACTGCACGCTCACCGGCATGCCCACGCCCACGGTGCCGCCGCCGGGGATCAGCCCGTAGGTCGCGGTCACCGCCGGCCTGAGGGTGGTGAACGAGGAGGTCACCGTGGAGGGCGTGCCATCCGGACCGGTCGCCTTCGCGGTCAGCGTGTATGCCGTGCCGGGAGTGAGCCGGCCGCTCGCCTTCCAGGTGCCGTCGGCGCCAACGGCGCCGTCCACCGTCTCGCCGTCGGTGGCCTTGAGCGTGACGCTGCCCAGGGTGCCGGACTCGGCCCGGACGGTCACCGGGGCGGTCGGCAGGACGCCGGTGGCAGCGTCTGCGGGGCTGACCGACAGCTGCGCCGGGGCGGCCTGCTGGGTGGTGCTGGACGCGCCGCCACCGGGCGTCGCCGCGGCGTGCGTGCCCGCTCCCCCGGCTGCCGGGCCCGAGGCACCACCTGCGGGGCCGCAGGCCGACACCAGGGCCGCACCGGCCAGCAGCGCCGCCGCGAGGGCAGCACGACGCTGCATTGTCGAGATCACCACGTTGACAGACTCCCACCCGAAGACGAGCTTCACTCAGGGCCCGCGCAGGCACCCATCCATGAGGACGCATGGGACGCGCGGGTGGTTGACGACGGAGCCGCCGATCGTGGTCACGGTCGGGCAACGATGCCGGCGCGGTCCCCCCGCGAACGTCCCGGAACCGTGCGAGAGCCGTGGCCCCCCGGATGGGAGACCACGGCTCTCGGACGGAAGTTGACCCCAGCCTACCCGGTCCGTCGGCGCGGACCGGGCAGATCGGGCCAATGGGGTCAGACCGCGTGCTCCCCGCGGAAGTACTCGAAGACCCAGCCCACGGTGGCCAGCGCACCGAAGACGACGCCGATCACCACGAGCCACCAGCCCACGGCCAGGCCCAGGAAGACCAGCGCGGACGAGGCGGCCAGCGGCAGCGGCCACCAGCTGTGGGGGCTGAAGAACCCGTAGTCACCCTCGGCTGCCTCGATCGGCGCCATCGGGTCGTCCTCGGGGCGGTCGTCCAGCTTGCGGCCGGTCCACCACAGGTAGAAGCCGACCAGGGCGGACAGGCCGGCCGTCAGCATCAGGGCCACCGGACCGACCGGCTCCTGCCAGTGGGTGAAGAAGCCGTAGATCAGCCCGAGGGGGGCGAAGATGAACGTCCCCGCGCCGAAGAGCCACGTCTCGACCTTCATCAGTGCTTGTCCTCCGTGTGGTGCAGGTCGGGCTCA is a genomic window containing:
- a CDS encoding cytochrome b, producing the protein MSTTTTPKGAASLRANDAKPAEAVAGPLKVAGGVGGWFDDRTGIAKPVRHLLKKVFPDHWSFMLGEIAMYSLVILLLSGTFLTFWFVPSAGHVIYNGSHVPLKGISMSEAYKSTLDISFDVRGGLIIRQIHHWAALLFIVSIMVHMFRVFFTGAFRKPREINWVIGTILSMLAIVEGFAGYSLPDDLLSGTGLRAAEGFMQSIPVLGSYIAYFVFGGAFPGEAIIPRLYTVHVLLIPAIIVGLFTAHIVLVMVHKHTQYPGPGRTNENVVGYPLMPVYIAKAGGFFFIVFGVTALISALVTINPIWMYGPYDPSPVTAGSQPDWYMGFADGALRLMPGWTELHFWGFTLGLNVFIPAILLIPVLYGLAGAYPFLEAWVTGDKREHHLLDRPRNAPTRTGIGVMALVFYGILFFAAGNDLIAIKLGLSINDITNTFRVLLLVAPPLAFWVTKRICLSLQRRDRDLVLHGRETGRIVRTAEGRFFEVHEPLGELERWTLVQHEAHRPLELGSSVDANGVRRPGAAMERMRAKLSKFYFEDRVDPVTPAELAAAHHDGHEEEALHSIEGRPQWVGQLHGGADERDDVDAYAPHEEEGSETSTR
- a CDS encoding HNH endonuclease signature motif containing protein: MVLFADRLAVVDAAAEALTGLAEVVHQCRGADLGPAMGRLDVLRRLVDAAQVSVLGEGLERGEVASSTCSTAAGWVLEWAPSYRAGGAGDLVKVAQACVGRPVGAGAAHVLDHGSVRRLRGCVLAGRVGVRCAAVVLAEMHKLGPRLTPQALPTVWEGFLQVAEEAGPREVRGLRERIIAAYGRDQEFQVRQDRLKHGVSLSAGRADDGMVEYQLRLDPEGASVLEAAIGPLSAPYPVDGISDLRSSDQRRGDALVEACRRSTAAGGEVPVQTKAQVFVAMDFQDLKDACGSGSVLGSGSLLGPETVRRIACDAAVIPVVLGTQGEVLDLGRTRRLFTPAQLKYLWQRDQGCTIPGCHAPPWWCDGHHVIHWANGGATDVGNAALLCGRHHTIVHQRGWTATVTATGVTWHT
- a CDS encoding metallopeptidase family protein, translating into MGFRMTRQEFEDAVGDALDEVPAELLDLMDNVVFLVEDEPPDQDPDLLGVYDGTPLTERGDAWAMGSLPDRITLFQGPLQRMCEDREELLEEIAVTVVHEIAHHFGIDDDRLHALGWD
- a CDS encoding L,D-transpeptidase, with the protein product MVISTMQRRAALAAALLAGAALVSACGPAGGASGPAAGGAGTHAAATPGGGASSTTQQAAPAQLSVSPADAATGVLPTAPVTVRAESGTLGSVTLKATDGETVDGAVGADGTWKASGRLTPGTAYTLTAKATGPDGTPSTVTSSFTTLRPAVTATYGLIPGGGTVGVGMPVSVQFDSPVATKTERAQVEKLMRISVSPKQEGAWGWLDNRQLMWRPKSYWLPGTHVTVTAPLHGVQTGEGKWVAADHTTSFTVGSSMVSTVDMNAHTMTVRQNGAVLRTFKVSTGRPGPKTETRYGTKVIISRDGDVTMDSTTIGIPKGKPGYYKIDTKWAMRLTWTGEFVHSAPWSVGAQGNANVSHGCTNMAPADAQWMFEHSKVGDVVKFTGSNRPFQPTEGYGIWMYSFSQWKAQSALA
- a CDS encoding cytochrome c oxidase subunit 4; this translates as MKVETWLFGAGTFIFAPLGLIYGFFTHWQEPVGPVALMLTAGLSALVGFYLWWTGRKLDDRPEDDPMAPIEAAEGDYGFFSPHSWWPLPLAASSALVFLGLAVGWWLVVIGVVFGALATVGWVFEYFRGEHAV